In the Lysinibacillus sp. PLM2 genome, one interval contains:
- a CDS encoding ABC transporter ATP-binding protein: MLKVSNVETFYGQIQALKGINLEVQEGKIITLLGANGAGKTTTMKTLAGLLKPKKGQVEFLGENITGLRADQLLRKGIALVPEGRAILSSMTVLENLEMGAYHRKDITIKEEIDEVMKRFPILEERQTQMAGTLSGGQQQMLAIARALLSKPRLLLLDEPSMGLAPLIVADIFKIIKEINEAGTTVLLVEQNAKQALKIADYGYVMETGKVIIEGEAKSLLEDPRVVEAYLGRKSTSVEA; this comes from the coding sequence ATGCTTAAAGTATCAAATGTTGAAACCTTCTATGGGCAAATTCAAGCGTTAAAAGGGATAAATTTAGAGGTTCAAGAAGGCAAAATTATTACACTTCTAGGAGCCAATGGTGCTGGTAAAACGACAACGATGAAAACTCTAGCAGGGTTATTAAAGCCTAAAAAAGGGCAGGTAGAGTTTTTAGGTGAGAATATTACGGGCTTACGTGCGGATCAATTATTAAGAAAAGGTATTGCCCTTGTTCCAGAGGGAAGAGCGATTTTATCTTCTATGACTGTTCTAGAAAATCTAGAAATGGGCGCATATCATCGAAAAGATATAACGATAAAAGAAGAAATTGATGAAGTGATGAAACGCTTTCCTATCTTAGAGGAAAGACAAACACAGATGGCAGGTACTTTATCTGGTGGTCAACAACAAATGCTAGCAATAGCACGTGCTCTACTCTCAAAGCCTAGATTACTATTACTAGATGAGCCATCGATGGGATTAGCTCCATTAATCGTAGCCGATATTTTTAAAATTATTAAAGAAATTAATGAAGCAGGTACAACGGTACTTCTTGTTGAACAAAATGCGAAGCAAGCATTAAAAATTGCAGATTATGGCTATGTAATGGAAACTGGAAAAGTAATTATTGAGGGCGAGGCTAAAAGTTTATTAGAGGATCCTCGTGTTGTAGAAGCATACCTTGGAAGAAAATCTACGTCTGTTGAAGCGTAA